AGAATGATGGGGAGATAACTGCAATGTAAAACGGTACTCTAATGGCAGTGGTAAAAGTACTGTGAAACTAAAGTGCCCCacaattattttctactttttaaaaatccctttacttcaatttcctcatctgcaaaattaaCTGATTATGATTTGCCCATGGACTGGCTCTAAAGATCAACAGTGAGAATCATTACTGTGTCcttccacagtgcctggcatataataggAATCTGATAAATATAAgctaattattattttatgaccATTATACTTGTTATTGtgatgattaaaaataaactctaacAATATTAGGGAGTTGCTTTTAAAATTGCATGATGTAGATGTTTATAACTGCTTCAttcaaaatcaaaactataaaatgctaaCCCAATCAATTAATGAATAGTTTTCCCTATGTAGTACAATGGAACAAAACTCAAATATAAAAATGAGCTGTGGATGCAGGCAACAACTACAAGGTGAATCTCAAAAGTATTATTGCAAGTGAAAGGATCTGGACAAAAAGATTACATTACTTATGATTCAATTTACGGGATCTTCTCTAAaagctgcttcccaggtggctcagtggtaaagaatctgtctgccaattcaggagacacagaagatgagggttcaatccctggtcaggaagatctcctggagtaggaaatgaacccactccagtactcttgccaggatcatcccatggacagaggagcctggtaggctacagtctatggggttacaaaagagctAGACACAGTTGAGCACACAAGTAGGGGCTCTCTTAAAAGCAAAACCTACGATAGAAATTAGTTTGGAGGCAGCGGAGAATTTGGGGCTGTGGGAGAAGAGTGACCACAAAGAGATAAAAGGCACttgtggggtgatgaaaatattccatatcttgattgattgtggtggtgatttcatgactgtaaatatttttgagaatttaTCAGATGGTGCATGTACATCTAAATAGAGTGAACTACTATTTGAAAGTATGCATTAACAAAACATGCCCTAAACATATCAAGTACATTATATAAAAATCCTTGCAACAATAATGTTTTAAGGAAATTTACACATACCAAGAGTCCAAATGTGTGCATTATTTTGCTATCCATGATTTATTTGTGGTTTTGCtcacttttaaattataaaagttttATGATGGTTGTGGAACCATTTAACAAACTTCATGTTGAAAAGTACAGAGGGGAGATaggaaagaaagatttttcatGTGATTTGAAAATTAAGCAGAGAATATATTCAATCACATCACCTGCTACCACCTAAAAATTTGATGTATCATTTAATCTATGTGTTTTTTAAACTACAAATCATATATGTATTAGAAAATAGCATCTACCACAGAGTCTTGATGGGGAGATAAattagaaacatttttctttgatCACAGTAACATTCTCTCCTCATTGGATTTAAATGATCTATGGGTTCATAGGAAACATTTTCAAATGGTTTGCAAGTGGAGTAGCTATTTGTTATTGTTCCTtggattaagaaaataaaactaatcaCAAacgtctatttttttttttttttttttttttttttttttactactctGGCAGTTACTGATTGTCTCTATCTCCAGTTCAGTAGGGTGAGAGTGAGGAAGATTGGCTTATGGGCAAAGAGTATCAAAATTAATGCTTGCttgtttcattgctttttaaatttattcaaaaaGGTCAAATTCTCTATTATGCTTATTTAGTTACATTGCCATGGGACTAAATTGGGAAAATGGGTAGACAATAAACAAGAATGTAGTTTAGAGTAGGGAGAATTGGAGTAAAATAATTTTTGGTCCTTAAGTAATTACTTGGGGGATTTTAATTAGCAAAATGTACCTTTTTATAATGAATGACTCCCAAACTGGCCATAGTGAGATGAATTTTAATAGCTAATCTGCCTCAGACCTTATTATGATTCAGAagctattatatatgtattttcagatattaaaaaatcATTGACAGCATAACTCATGTCAATTTCACTAATATGATAGTTTCAAGGAAAATGCAGACGAAAGTGTTTGCAAAATGGAAAGCCTCATTCAAATGAAAgtcattaaacatattttaattattcaCTGACTCTTACCCTTTTGAACTCCTTTGCTGACTTTTAAATGCATTCACATTTGATATTAAGACTTACATTTTTTCAAGTAAAACAATCTCTGGACTCTTCTTCGTATTTGCTGGGTCTTGATACTATAAATAATGGGATTCATCAAGGGTGGGAAAAGGATATAGACATTGCCCATGAGAACATGAACCCAGGGTGAGAGGTGTCTGCCAAAACGATGAACCATGGTCAGACCAATGATTGGGATGTAGAAAACCAAAACAGCACAGATGTGAGATACACAGGTCTGCAAAGACTTGATTCTCTCTTCTCGTGATGCAATTGCTAAGACTGCATGCAAGATCATGATATAGGAGATAATGATGAGCACTGCATCCAACAACAAGTTGCTGATCACCAGGGCCAGACCATAGATGCTATTGAAGTGGATGTCTGAACAGGCCATTCGAATTAAGTCTTGGTGCAGGCAGAAAGAGTGAGAAAGGATGTGGGGCTGACAATAATTTAAGAACTTTAGGCGAATGATGACTGGAGGTATGAGCATAGAACTCCTACATAAGATTGCCACTCCAATCTTCATGATTTTGTCATTAGTTAGGGTGGAGGAATAGCGTAATGGGTTGCAAATGGCAATATAGCGGTCAAAAGCCATAGTAAGGAGGACAGAGGACTCCATGAAGGACAGACCATGGATGAAATAGGACTGGGCAATGCAGGAATCCAGGCTGATCTCTTGAATGATCCCCCATAAGATTCCCAGCACTGTGTGCACAGTGGACAGCCCCACACACAGGTCAGTGAGGGCCAGCATGGCCAGGAAGTAGAACATGGGCTGGTGCAGACTCGGCTCAGTCCTGATCACGTGGAGTACCATGCAGTTCCCCAGGAAAACCATAGCATAAATGGAGGCAAAAGGGATGGAGAGCCAGAGATAGTCAACTTCTAAGCCAGGAAAACCAGTGAGAGTAAATCTGGAACTACTGAAGTTCAAGATAGAGGCAGCAGACATTAATAgaggattaaaaatatttctagagaGATATTAAAAATTAGATCACTTTATGACCCTTTAATTTCTAGTAATGTTTGTctgcttttgagaaaaaaatataatacagTTTCCTCAACTATCATGAACTCAGCAAAGTAGAGGCCTGATTCATCATTCTTTAGGTCAAGAACCAGTTGTCTAAACATAGCTATTCCAGTGCTAGTGACTAA
This portion of the Capra hircus breed San Clemente chromosome 15, ASM170441v1, whole genome shotgun sequence genome encodes:
- the LOC102176217 gene encoding olfactory receptor 51V1-like, translated to MSAASILNFSSSRFTLTGFPGLEVDYLWLSIPFASIYAMVFLGNCMVLHVIRTEPSLHQPMFYFLAMLALTDLCVGLSTVHTVLGILWGIIQEISLDSCIAQSYFIHGLSFMESSVLLTMAFDRYIAICNPLRYSSTLTNDKIMKIGVAILCRSSMLIPPVIIRLKFLNYCQPHILSHSFCLHQDLIRMACSDIHFNSIYGLALVISNLLLDAVLIIISYIMILHAVLAIASREERIKSLQTCVSHICAVLVFYIPIIGLTMVHRFGRHLSPWVHVLMGNVYILFPPLMNPIIYSIKTQQIRRRVQRLFYLKKCKS